From the genome of Thermogutta terrifontis, one region includes:
- the rnc gene encoding ribonuclease III, with amino-acid sequence MGTCENTDDPRVRACQEKIGYSFSNPRLLQTALTHASGAESRLESNERLEFLGDAVLGMVVCELLYKRLPHLTEGELTRLKSSIVSRSHCAHLARQLGLEELIIIGKGLAGQPYLPNSLLAAVFEAITAAIYLDGGLEAAKRFIEPLVLPELEAFVRDRIGENYKSVLQQISQRSFGTTPVYLLLEERGPDHGKLFKIAAQIGATRYQAAWGRSKKEAEQRAACNALHQLRELPPPCSDELGEDGMPVVGPVAEGIERFLE; translated from the coding sequence ATGGGAACCTGCGAAAATACCGACGATCCGAGAGTCCGTGCCTGCCAGGAAAAAATCGGCTACTCTTTTTCAAATCCCCGTCTTCTTCAGACGGCCCTGACGCACGCTTCCGGGGCGGAAAGCCGTCTCGAATCGAACGAACGGCTGGAGTTTCTGGGCGACGCCGTGCTGGGGATGGTGGTCTGCGAGCTTCTGTACAAAAGGCTACCCCATCTCACGGAAGGGGAGCTCACACGGTTGAAATCAAGCATCGTCAGCCGATCGCACTGCGCGCACCTGGCTCGACAGTTGGGTTTGGAGGAACTGATCATCATTGGAAAGGGCCTGGCCGGTCAGCCCTACCTTCCCAACTCGCTCCTGGCAGCAGTCTTCGAGGCCATCACGGCAGCCATTTACCTGGACGGAGGACTGGAGGCCGCCAAGCGATTCATTGAACCACTCGTCCTTCCCGAGCTGGAAGCCTTTGTCCGCGACCGAATCGGCGAAAACTACAAATCGGTCCTCCAGCAGATCAGCCAGCGGTCCTTCGGAACCACGCCCGTGTACCTCCTGCTGGAGGAACGGGGACCGGATCACGGCAAACTTTTCAAAATCGCCGCTCAGATTGGTGCCACACGGTATCAGGCTGCCTGGGGAAGAAGCAAGAAAGAAGCCGAACAGCGCGCAGCCTGTAACGCCCTGCATCAGTTGAGAGAACTGCCGCCGCCTTGTTCGGATGAACTTGGTGAGGATGGGATGCCCGTGGTCGGACCGGTTGCTGAGGGAATCGAACGGTTCCTGGAATAA